In one Populus nigra chromosome 12, ddPopNigr1.1, whole genome shotgun sequence genomic region, the following are encoded:
- the LOC133669017 gene encoding protein DMP5-like, with translation MDKSIWQDLAEDSEPSDDYCYLKDEEPDESRYLHLINAVLSGTARLNILLPTATILAFTIFAPLLTNDGICTTLNRWLMGALWALLAASCVFFTFTDSFRTSTGRLYYGLATFRGIWTFNGGRKKPCVPSDYRLRWADLFHASLSLIAFLAFAGSHGDVVGCYYPAMPRKVINTVPLVIGFVISILFVLFPSKRRGIGYPFLLQREAFYSRC, from the coding sequence ATGGACAAGTCAATCTGGCAAGACCTCGCAGAAGACTCTGAGCCTAGCGATGATTACTGCTATCTGAAAGATGAAGAACCTGATGAATCTCGTTACCTACATCTAATCAATGCAGTCCTCAGCGGAACTGCTAGGCTTAACATTCTCTTGCCCACTGCTACAATCCTTGCCTTCACCATTTTCGCTCCTCTTCTAACCAACGATGGCATATGCACTACCTTGAATCGCTGGCTGATGGGTGCCTTATGGGCCCTTCTGGCTGCCTCCTGTGTCTTTTTCACGTTCACTGATAGCTTTCGCACATCAACTGGCAGGCTGTATTATGGTTTGGCAACATTTAGAGGGATATGGACCTTCAATGGAGGCAGGAAGAAACCATGCGTGCCGTCGGATTATAGGCTGAGGTGGGCCGATCTCTTTCACGCATCACTTTCTTTGATTGCGTTTCTTGCTTTTGCTGGGTCACATGGTGATGTTGTGGGGTGTTACTATCCAGCAATGCCTAGGAAAGTGATCAACACTGTTCCTCTTGTAATTGGTTTTGTGATTAGtatcttgtttgttttgtttccttccAAAAGAAGAGGGATTGGGTACCCTTTCTTGCTACAGAGGGAAGCGTTCTATTCTAGATGCTAG
- the LOC133669554 gene encoding probable arabinosyltransferase ARAD1 isoform X2, translating into MSLFLQGGIVRENLWDLLVNEPGVIMEEGFPNATGREQSIRGMRTSEFCLHPAGDTPTSCRLFDAIQSLCIPVIVMMP; encoded by the exons ATGTCTTTGTTCTTACAG GGAGGCATAGTTCGAGAAAATTTGTGGGACTTGCTGGTTAATGAGCCTGGTGTTATCATGGAAGAAGGCTTCCCCAATGCCACTGGGAGAGAGCAGTCCATTAGAGGGATGAGAACATCAGAATTCTGTTTGCATCCAGCTGGGGACACCCCCACTTCTTGCCGACTTTTTGATGCCATCCAAAGCCTGTGTATACCTGTTATT GTGATGATGCCTTGA
- the LOC133669554 gene encoding probable arabinosyltransferase ARAD1 isoform X1, with protein MSLFLQGGIVRENLWDLLVNEPGVIMEEGFPNATGREQSIRGMRTSEFCLHPAGDTPTSCRLFDAIQSLCIPVIVSDNIELPFEGILDYTEFSVFVAGDDALKPTWLMDHLRSISEKQKEELRRNMAKIQLIYQYENGHPGGIGPISPNGAVNHIWKKIHQKLPVIKEAIVRDKRKPPGVSIPLRCHCT; from the exons ATGTCTTTGTTCTTACAG GGAGGCATAGTTCGAGAAAATTTGTGGGACTTGCTGGTTAATGAGCCTGGTGTTATCATGGAAGAAGGCTTCCCCAATGCCACTGGGAGAGAGCAGTCCATTAGAGGGATGAGAACATCAGAATTCTGTTTGCATCCAGCTGGGGACACCCCCACTTCTTGCCGACTTTTTGATGCCATCCAAAGCCTGTGTATACCTGTTATTGTAAGCGACAACATTGAGCTGCCATTTGAAGGCATTTTGGATTACACAGAATTCTCTGTTTTTGTTGCAGGTGATGATGCCTTGAAGCCCACATGGCTGATGGATCATCTCAGAAGCATTTCCGAGAAGCAGAAGGAGGAACTTCGTCGAAATATGGCTAAGATCCAGCTGATATATCAGTATGAAAATGGTCACCCAGGTGGTATTGGTCCTATTTCTCCTAATGGTGCAGTGAATCACATATGGAAAAAGATACATCAAAAATTGCCTGTGATCAAGGAAGCAATTGTTAGAGACAAGAGAAAACCGCCTGGTGTATCAATTCCTTTGCGTTGCCATTGTACCTGA